The Raphanus sativus cultivar WK10039 chromosome 2, ASM80110v3, whole genome shotgun sequence DNA segment ATGCATGATCAGAGAAATCCGGACTTCCGAAGTAAGCCACCGAAGATGGGAACATGTTGTACCACTCATCATTAACTAAGCATCTGTCCAGCTTCTTTGCTAGCGGAGCTGTTTTGCGTTTATTCCACCAAGTGAATGTAGTGCCTCTGTAGTTGAGATCCTCCAGGTTCACATCAGAAAGACACTGGTTGAATTCCCTTATCCTCTTGTCTACGTTCAGAGACGGGGGCAGAGAGTGTTCCGACGGGTCACGAATCTGATTGAAGTCGCCGATAATCATCCAAGGTTTTGCAGCCAGACCCTGAGACGAAGCCAGTGCCAGGAGCTCTGTCCAGAGCATGGATCTTTCTTTGTAGTCGTTTGATGCATAAATTACAGAAATAATGGTGGTGGACTGAGGGGCAGACGGCCAAGTAGCTTCCACTGTGATCATTTGAAGAGACTTGGAGATGATATTAACCAAAAGAGAAGGATGCCATAGCAGCCATATTTTTCCAAGAGGAGAGAACCCATAATTTTCATCCGAAGACCATCCAGGAAAGAGCTCGGAGATAAACTTATTCATCTTAGCCTGCTTGACATGGGTTTCAAGGAGGCCGCCAAAAAGAGGAGATGTTTTCCTAAACCATTTTCTAAATCCGCTGCGGTGACTGTACTTATTGAACCCGCGTATGTTCCAACAAAAAATGTCCGTCGACATAAAAACTAATTGATTTTGGGGCCCCTGCCCCGGTTTCCTTTCAGCCCTTTAAAGTTCTTCTTGTTTCGAACTACCTCATATCCATAATCCTCCTGATCAAACTCTCCTTCCTCAAGCTCTGATTCTGAAGACTCCACATCTGAAGAGTCAGGTTGAATGTCAGAGTTGGATGATCTCGTGATCGCCGAGGCACTCCGAGGACGCACAGAACGAAGATAGTAAGGTGTGTTGCTTGTTTCCCCGATTTCCTTATCTTTTTCAGTACCTAGCTTTGACGTTAGAATGATTTCTGTCCTCGTCGCCTCTGTTTGCGTGTTATCTGATTGCAGCTGCTTTGCGGCGGGAGCGGGGAGAGAAGGTGAAAGGAGGGGAGGAGTAGAGGTGGTTTTTGTGCCTTCGACTTCAGGCTCAGCTACCGGTTCAACTACCTTCCATATTTGTTTGCTCTTTGAACGGCCTCTTCTGGTTTTCCTCCCCGGAGATTCCTGTCTTTGCTTCTGTGGACAGTTGGCCAGTACGTGGGACTTTGAGTTGCAGTGAGTGCAGGTTTTAGCAACAGATGGGCATCGCTTAGAAGAGTGTCCAACTTCCTTGCACAGATCGCAGACTGGTGGCATCCATGGGCTGGAGACCAAAACTCTACAGATATCGCCCGAGTCGAATTGCACATTTACGGCTTCAGGAAGTGGTTTCCGGGGGTCGATGATTGTGAACACTTTGGCTACCTCCaagtttgttttgttcttcGTTGAGGGGTGCAGAAATCTTGGATCCCCTACTAGGCCCGCTATGCGCTCAAGTCCATCCTCATTGAAGAACTGAAAAGGAACCTTACGGAGCTCAAGCCAGATGGGGGCAGAGGTGAGCTCCGGTTTGGAAGGCACTACTCCAGGCTCCCATTTATCTACAAACATGGTTTGACCTTCGATTTGCCATAGACGCTGTGTGATAACTCTGTGTCTTGTCGCTGCGTTCGGTATCCTGAAAAGAAACGAGAAACCTTCCATCTTGGATACTGCTATATCACGGTATTGCTTGCTCCAAATTCCATTGACAATGTTGTGGAGCGTTCCCTGAGATGGAGGGTCCGAGTAGAACTGACCCAAGATAAATGGTTCCCATGATTTCCGGTGCTTCTCTATCACTGAGTTTGGGATTTTTATGCAAGCTTCGCCAGAGGGGAGGGTGAAGGCTTCTCCTTTTTTTGACAAGCGTTTTCCTAGTCCCTTAGCGTGCGTACACCAATCATCTTGCGGATGGGCTGGTTTGCTCGTGATATCGCTGGGGTTCTGCGGCTTCTGGACTAGAGGGGTATTAGTCTTGTCTCTTGTCGGAGTAGCGCTGACCTCCTCTGTAGATTTACCAGTTTCTGAAACAGGCTGAGCAACCAGTGcatcgacttgttccacatttGAAGCAGGAGAGATTTGCTGCGAGCTCAAGGAGCCTACTGGGTTGATAGCAGTGACCATGCTCTGCATAGCCTTCCCTGTTTCTTCCATAGATGTTGTACCTGCAAAAACAGGCGCATCAACAGTATCTTGCGAGCTCAAGGAATTTGTCTTGGCATCAGCATTGGCTACCTGGAGAGGCGCAGAGGTCTGAAGCTCTTCGGCGGAAGAGACTAGGATGTCGCTGTCGTTAATCGAGGATCTCTGAACCGGAGAGGCAGAGTTCGACCCGTTGATAGCAGATTTGTTATCTATTGCGTTGCAAGATGGATCTGATACTTGGGTATCGATCACTTTCTTAACCGGAACAGATTGTAAATTGACGGAGGCCAGATTGTTGTCGGCGTCAGGTTGCTGAGCATCCAGATCGGCTTGAGGGGCGATTGGAGCGTCGAAAACAACCTCGGAGTCAACGCGAGTCTGATCTTTGTCGGTGGGGCACGGATCCGCCGTAGACGAGATCTTCGGCGACGGAGTCGATGTGGCTTTTGGGGGTGATTTTGATGGAGATTTCTTGggctttttcttcttcatgCTGTTCGGCGGAGAAGGGGCTGAGCCCTCGGCAAGGAGACGACGTCTGATGAGACGCCGTTGGGAAGCTGTCGGAGGCACTGTTCCGAAAGGAGTCGCCTTTTTGTCGCTAGTTGGAGAGAGAAAAAGTTACCGTTTCAATAATCATATTTTTCGCTAGCCGTATTGTCAAAAGTTATAAGTGACACTCaagaaatatatcaaattaataaCAGTAATCTTGCTCCTTAAACGATctgtaaaattttcaaaaaccatCTTTAATTTTAGTGTAAgaacgtatatatatatatagacaaatatatatatatagaatatgtTCTtagttttgtgtatatataatattagagAGTTAAATTATTATCATGGCCTAGTTATATCTCATCTTTTTGGCAACatctatatttcatttttttgttattatgtAACTATTATTTTTCTGTATATAGGACAGTTCTTTGTTGCCTAAATATCTAAGAAACACTAAACTTGTCAACGATGGCTTCAAAATTAAAATGGTGGCAGAACCATACAATTTCTCACCGTCAAAATTGCTATCCATGAATTAAATGTTACCCCTTCATTGATAGTATATCTCTATATAAACACCTTCCAACCAAGACTAAGCCTCGTATACCAATTACTTGCTTGGTTAAGCTTGATTAGTTTCAAAAAATGGTTTATTGTAAAACACTTCCCATTGTCTTTTTCTTTGCATTTGTCACTCTATACTTTGCTATCTTAGCAGATGCGACTACGTTCACAGTAAGGAACAATTGCCCATATGTTGTGTGGGCTGCCGCATCTGCTCCGGGAACGCCTGGCGGTGGGAAGCGACTCAATCAAGGCGAAACGTGGATCGTTAATGGTAATCCAGGTACCACCCAGGCTCGGATTTGGGGTCGTACCAACTGCAACTTCGATGCCTCTGGAAGAGGTGGATGCCAAACTGGAGACTGTAATGGTGTACTTGAGTGCAAATCTTATGGACGCGCACCAAATACATTGGCAGAATATGCTCTTAAACAATATGCAGACCAAGATTTCATCGATATTTCTGTGATCGATGGATTCAATATTCCAATGGAATTCAGTTCTGCATCTGGACAATGCACCCGCAAAATTAGGTCTGTATCTGATATGTTATAAAAAATTGGTCTAGATATACTACATATTCAAATACATTTCAAAAGATAATGaagtaattttgtttttgtgtcCAAGTAATGTTCGATATTTTAGTTACAAATGCTAAATTAAGgtcttaaaaattatatttatttttccgTGAAAACATTTGAATAAATGTTTGGTgtgtaattatatttacatttacagGTGTACCGGAGATATTATAGCTCAATGTCCAGGCCAACTAAGAATGGACGGAGCTTGCAACGGACCGTGTCCGGTGTTGAAGACGGAGGAACATTGTTGCAACTCTGGTAATTGTGGACCGACCCCACTCTCTATGTTTTTCAAGCAACGTTGTCCAGATGCCTATAGTTATCCTAAGGATGATCCCACCAGCCTTTTCACTTGCCCTAGCGGAACCAACTACAATGTCATtttctgtccgtgaatggaaGTGTGATTATCAAGAGGCTGGAATATCATAGAGCAACGCAAAACCCAATAATAATCAATATGATATGATCCATACTAGCTGCTCTGAATAAAATCTAAGAGTTTGCATGTTTCATATCTggtttattaataataaagatttcaTATTTGGATAATTTAAGCATCAACACTTTCATTTTTCTACTACCGTCGGTGGTTTCCCAGGGATTGAATTAAACATTGGTCTAATTATATGGACAAACCAAATCATGAATATGCTTCTTCATCCAAAGCAGAACAATTAATACTCGATTCAATAATGAATATCTTcgaggatgatgatgaattgttgaaaaaaaagaatatctttGATGCATTTCCTATATTTTGTAGTACTTTTCGATAGTCTAAGCATATATACGTACATACAAGATAATATGCACATCCATTCTATGGTCTTATACTGTATTATTGTGGTTTAATTCAAAGCAAGTTAGATTGAATTTGTAATGCTTGCTTTTCTGAAACTTATTTGATAATGATCTGCATGGTCCAATTCCAAATGGACTTTTCAGATAGACAAGTCGATGTCCTAGAGGACTACCTCAGAGACTGTTAAGTGTTTAGTATGACTTTTCATTGCTATTATGTGGCCATAACAGTATTCATATACCACCGACTTATTTTTCTAAGTTTTTGTCGTCTCTCTATATGTTTACAACGCGCGCATTCAAGTATTTAACTAGGAATTTACATTTTTCACTAATTCTTTTTGGGTCGAAAGTAAAACAAAACGTAATACAGTTTGGCACGAACGCACAGATGagcttttaattttcaaaatatgtttctCGTCATCATCATAGTATTAGTATGTGACTTTGTAGTCATATCTGCTGAGCTCCATTCGCGAAAAAACTGAAAGTTATCCAGAAGTTAATAAATGCTTAGGAAAACCACCGatatatttataacttattcattttatttttaataattagaattttaataaaaaatattttaaattagatgacattttcagttttaatagaaaatctgtttttatattgtataattattcCTATTATGCAGCTTATAATATAATTGGTCCAATTGTGGTTAAATGAATTACTTAATgatatttttctgaaaaaaataattaatgattttttcatttaaaatgtaatttaaaaaaattgtgtgcacaatcataaaatattatttattaaaaacggagagagtaaaaaacaatatgattttaaatttatcataAGTACCATAAGTCCATAACCACATAACTggttttttttggaacacaacTGGTTAAAACTACTGCGGTCTAGTTGTAGTGTGAAACTTTGGAATTTgtctttttgatattttatgtcATCTTTTGGCAGAGAACTAGTCTCTTGAATTAATTACCTCGACTAGCAATTACACTGCTGTTGAATTAATTACCTCGACTAGCAATTACACTGCTGTTCAGTTTGTTGATTAACACAATCCATACGTAGAAACTGTTTTGAATGTAGCTAATAACCAATAACCAGACTATGGTTCTTAGTTTTCTTGGTCAAGTTAGAGACATGCATCTTACTCAAGCCGAGACAGCTAACAATTTAAGAATGGGACACACATGTTTCGTTTCGAAATTGACAAACTTGTCacgaagaaaaataatttttattcaaaGACGATTTCC contains these protein-coding regions:
- the LOC108829372 gene encoding pathogenesis-related protein R major form, producing the protein MVYCKTLPIVFFFAFVTLYFAILADATTFTVRNNCPYVVWAAASAPGTPGGGKRLNQGETWIVNGNPGTTQARIWGRTNCNFDASGRGGCQTGDCNGVLECKSYGRAPNTLAEYALKQYADQDFIDISVIDGFNIPMEFSSASGQCTRKIRCTGDIIAQCPGQLRMDGACNGPCPVLKTEEHCCNSGNCGPTPLSMFFKQRCPDAYSYPKDDPTSLFTCPSGTNYNVIFCP